From Acidobacteriota bacterium, one genomic window encodes:
- the rpsM gene encoding 30S ribosomal protein S13 has translation MARIVGIDLPNDKRVEVGLTYIHGIGRPRSRKILDRAGISLDTKVRDLSEEEVTRIRQIIEEQSGVEGDLRKEVAMNIKRLMEISSYRGLRHRRSLPVRGQRTHTNGRTRKGPRRGAVAGRKKSTAKT, from the coding sequence GTGGCTCGGATCGTTGGCATTGATTTACCGAACGATAAGCGGGTGGAAGTCGGCCTGACCTACATTCACGGCATTGGCAGGCCAAGATCTCGCAAGATCCTTGATCGAGCGGGAATCAGTCTGGATACCAAGGTGCGAGACCTCTCCGAGGAAGAGGTTACGCGCATCCGCCAGATTATCGAGGAACAGAGCGGCGTTGAAGGTGACTTGCGCAAGGAAGTTGCCATGAACATCAAGCGGCTCATGGAGATCAGCTCTTACCGGGGATTGAGGCATCGACGGTCGCTTCCGGTCAGGGGGCAACGGACGCATACCAACGGTCGTACGCGCAAGGGTCCTCGCAGAGGAGCCGTGGCGGGCAGGAAGAAATCAACGGCCAAGACTTGA
- the rpsK gene encoding 30S ribosomal protein S11 yields the protein MAKGQTKSKKGRKKVFRRKEKKVVPSGIVFVQATFNNTIVSITDTRGNLVCWSSAGSLGFRGSRKGTPFAAQQASITAGNIAREHGMKTVDVRVKGPGSGRESAIRALQTVGLEVKSIRDVTPIPHNGCRPPKRRRV from the coding sequence ATGGCCAAGGGTCAGACCAAATCCAAAAAAGGACGCAAGAAGGTCTTTCGGAGAAAGGAAAAGAAGGTTGTCCCGAGCGGCATTGTTTTCGTTCAGGCGACCTTCAACAACACGATCGTCAGCATCACCGACACGCGAGGAAACCTGGTCTGCTGGTCCAGCGCGGGATCGCTGGGGTTCAGGGGATCACGGAAGGGGACGCCCTTTGCGGCGCAGCAGGCCTCGATCACTGCCGGCAATATCGCTCGTGAGCACGGGATGAAGACGGTGGACGTCCGGGTGAAAGGCCCCGGGTCGGGGCGCGAATCCGCTATTCGAGCGCTGCAAACAGTGGGCTTGGAAGTCAAGTCGATTCGAGACGTCACCCCCATTCCTCACAACGGTTGCCGTCCACCCAAGCGGAGACGGGTTTAG
- a CDS encoding DNA-directed RNA polymerase subunit alpha: MLWKGFQKPKRLSISSEDQEQHYGQFTAQPFERGFGTTIGNALRRVLLSSIEGAAVTAVRIEGILHEFSPIPGVVEDATDIILNLKQVSFRLSGEGPKTLYLESESPGVVTSADIQTDGDVEILDKTVYLATVSEGGRLQVEMRLKHGRGYVSADRNFDDDLSIGYIPIDSVHSPVRKVNYTVEPSRLGQMTDYDRLSLDVWTNGCITPQDAVGLAAKLIRDHMSIFINFEEQAEDEEEPANQVVEVVNENLAKSVDELELSVRSYNCLKNANIKTIGELVQKTESEMLKTKNFGRKSLNEIKDILGSMGLGLGMELDERGQPIEAPVSEEQ; the protein is encoded by the coding sequence ATGTTGTGGAAAGGATTTCAGAAGCCGAAACGGCTCTCTATCAGCAGCGAGGATCAGGAGCAACACTACGGACAGTTTACGGCACAGCCTTTCGAGCGGGGCTTTGGTACTACGATCGGGAACGCGTTGCGTAGGGTGTTGTTGTCCTCGATCGAAGGCGCCGCCGTTACGGCGGTCAGGATCGAGGGCATTCTGCACGAGTTTTCTCCCATCCCGGGAGTCGTAGAGGATGCGACCGATATCATCCTCAATCTCAAGCAGGTGTCGTTCAGGCTCAGTGGCGAGGGGCCCAAGACGTTGTATTTGGAATCGGAATCCCCCGGAGTGGTCACATCCGCAGATATTCAGACCGACGGAGATGTGGAGATCCTGGACAAGACCGTCTATCTGGCGACTGTCAGCGAAGGAGGGCGCTTGCAGGTGGAAATGCGGCTGAAGCACGGACGAGGATACGTTTCCGCCGACCGAAATTTCGATGACGATCTGTCCATTGGCTATATCCCCATCGATTCCGTTCACTCCCCGGTCCGAAAGGTCAACTATACGGTTGAACCCTCCAGGTTGGGTCAGATGACGGACTATGACAGGCTGTCCCTGGACGTTTGGACCAATGGATGCATCACACCCCAGGATGCCGTAGGCCTTGCGGCCAAGTTGATCAGAGACCACATGTCCATCTTTATCAACTTCGAGGAACAAGCCGAAGATGAGGAGGAGCCTGCCAATCAGGTCGTGGAAGTGGTTAACGAGAACCTCGCCAAATCGGTTGACGAGCTGGAACTCTCGGTGCGCTCCTACAACTGCTTGAAGAACGCCAATATCAAGACCATTGGGGAGCTGGTTCAGAAGACCGAGTCGGAAATGCTCAAGACCAAGAATTTCGGCCGAAAATCGTTGAATGAAATCAAGGATATTTTGGGCAGCATGGGCCTGGGTCTCGGTATGGAGCTGGACGAACGAGGGCAGCCGATTGAAGCTCCAGTGAGCGAAGAACAATAG
- the rplQ gene encoding 50S ribosomal protein L17 has product MRHRVHGRKLGRTPPHRRALLRNLCTSLLEHERITTTVQKAKEVRPLAEKMITLGKKETLHARRQAARFLFKAAVVQKLFDTIAARYADRSGGYTRILKLGPRAGDGAELAIIELISEESEKKSKSAGAKSQDKSGEEQPKVEGQ; this is encoded by the coding sequence ATGAGACATCGTGTACACGGACGAAAACTGGGGCGAACGCCTCCCCACCGCCGGGCGCTGCTCAGGAATCTATGTACGTCGCTGTTGGAGCACGAACGCATTACCACGACGGTTCAAAAGGCCAAGGAGGTCAGACCGCTGGCTGAGAAGATGATCACTCTTGGCAAGAAAGAGACGCTTCATGCCAGGCGCCAGGCTGCCCGATTCCTTTTCAAAGCCGCTGTCGTCCAGAAGCTCTTCGATACCATTGCTGCCCGCTATGCCGATCGTTCCGGAGGTTACACGCGCATCCTGAAGCTGGGACCGCGCGCCGGAGATGGAGCCGAGTTGGCCATCATCGAGCTGATTTCGGAGGAGTCGGAGAAGAAATCCAAGTCCGCCGGCGCCAAGAGCCAGGACAAGAGCGGGGAGGAGCAACCCAAGGTTGAGGGCCAGTAG
- a CDS encoding NUDIX hydrolase — protein MGVEEEESRSRQQEAALNEHYRLDHSRTVYRGRVIDLTVDRITTASGTPAVREVVVHPGGAAVVPVFSNGDVLLVEQFRYPMQQSLLELPAGRIDPGESPEETAARELVEEVGFRAGRLEKLAAFYTTPGFCNELLHLFLAGDLEPGQRAGDEDEELSVHRYSPTQLEKLIRRGKIVDAKTLIGLHLLLTNKELRAP, from the coding sequence ATGGGGGTTGAGGAAGAAGAGTCCCGGTCCCGTCAACAGGAGGCTGCGCTGAACGAGCACTATCGGCTGGACCACAGCCGGACCGTTTATCGGGGAAGGGTGATCGATCTCACGGTCGACCGCATCACCACGGCCTCCGGAACGCCGGCGGTGCGAGAAGTGGTTGTGCACCCCGGAGGCGCGGCGGTGGTGCCGGTGTTTTCTAATGGGGACGTCCTCCTGGTGGAACAGTTCCGCTATCCGATGCAGCAGTCTCTGCTGGAACTGCCGGCAGGCCGGATCGACCCCGGAGAGTCCCCCGAGGAGACGGCCGCCAGAGAGCTGGTGGAGGAAGTGGGCTTCAGAGCCGGCAGGTTGGAGAAGCTGGCGGCGTTCTATACGACGCCGGGCTTTTGCAACGAGCTCCTCCACCTTTTTCTGGCTGGAGACCTGGAACCCGGGCAAAGGGCCGGGGATGAGGATGAGGAACTCTCCGTCCATCGCTATTCCCCCACGCAGCTGGAGAAATTGATCCGCCGGGGCAAGATCGTCGACGCCAAGACCCTCATCGGCCTTCACCTTCTATTGACCAACAAGGAATTGCGGGCTCCCTGA
- a CDS encoding PQQ-binding-like beta-propeller repeat protein yields the protein MLRIRVRQLFPDAVTRVFEVHVLAVLVAGLAAGFLPARIGAEDTAEVPVWPRFRGPGGMGVSDDRNLPVRFGPEENVVWKTGLLPGESSPVIAGDRLFLTGASEDTLVTYGLDRDTGRILWQRSLARERDQRYHRINSAASPTPVTDGDVLVVFFGDFGLVAYELDGRERWRLPVGPLNNVNGHGASPILADGKVIMVCDQDSGSYMIAVDKDSGRVHWKTERPEVARGYSTPAVFRRRGEPTELIVPGSYQLIAYSLDGGEKLWWLRGMAWQLKSVPLIDGDRIYLNAWESGGNSAVRVDLPSHAQVLAERDTDGDGRLSLEEIEGFKPSRNWRNVDLDKDRFLSRLDWQFYRARLEAQNNMMAIRHGGRGDLTGSNILWRYRKSLPNVSSPLLYQSVLYLVKDGGIVTTLDPESGKVLKQARLNGATDRYYSSPVGVDDKVYLLSQNGKAPVLKAGGQWEVLALNDLAEECYATPAIADSRLYLRTRRTLYCFARLP from the coding sequence ATGCTAAGAATACGAGTTCGCCAACTCTTTCCTGATGCCGTGACCCGAGTGTTTGAGGTTCATGTCCTGGCAGTCCTGGTCGCCGGACTGGCCGCCGGATTCCTGCCGGCAAGGATTGGAGCCGAGGACACGGCCGAGGTTCCCGTGTGGCCGAGATTCCGGGGCCCTGGCGGTATGGGTGTCTCCGACGATCGAAATCTCCCGGTTCGCTTTGGGCCGGAAGAGAACGTCGTCTGGAAGACCGGTCTGCTGCCGGGAGAGTCTTCTCCGGTGATTGCCGGGGATCGTTTATTCCTGACCGGGGCCTCGGAGGATACGCTGGTCACCTATGGTCTCGACCGCGATACAGGCCGGATCCTCTGGCAGCGTTCCCTGGCAAGGGAACGGGATCAGAGGTACCACAGGATCAACTCGGCCGCTTCTCCAACGCCCGTTACCGATGGAGACGTTTTGGTCGTATTTTTCGGGGATTTCGGCTTGGTTGCCTACGAGTTGGACGGTCGTGAGCGATGGCGATTGCCGGTTGGACCTTTGAACAACGTCAATGGGCACGGCGCATCGCCGATTTTGGCAGACGGCAAGGTCATCATGGTCTGTGACCAGGACAGCGGCTCATACATGATTGCGGTGGACAAGGACAGCGGGCGGGTGCATTGGAAGACGGAAAGGCCCGAGGTTGCCCGAGGGTATTCGACTCCGGCGGTATTTCGGCGCAGGGGCGAGCCCACCGAGCTGATCGTGCCGGGATCCTACCAGTTGATCGCCTACTCGCTGGATGGAGGAGAGAAGCTCTGGTGGCTGCGGGGCATGGCTTGGCAGCTCAAGTCGGTGCCGTTGATCGACGGTGACAGGATCTACCTCAATGCCTGGGAATCCGGTGGAAACAGCGCCGTTCGGGTCGACCTTCCCTCACATGCCCAGGTCTTGGCAGAACGGGACACGGATGGGGACGGACGGTTATCCTTGGAGGAGATCGAAGGATTCAAGCCGTCCAGGAATTGGCGGAACGTGGATCTGGACAAGGATCGATTTCTGAGCCGGCTCGATTGGCAATTCTATCGAGCCCGCCTGGAGGCCCAAAACAACATGATGGCGATACGCCATGGAGGACGCGGAGACCTGACCGGCAGCAATATTCTTTGGCGATATCGAAAATCCCTGCCGAACGTCTCTTCTCCGCTCCTGTACCAATCCGTCCTCTACCTGGTCAAGGATGGTGGAATCGTCACCACCCTGGATCCGGAAAGTGGGAAAGTTCTCAAGCAGGCCCGCCTGAACGGGGCCACCGACCGCTACTATTCTTCTCCGGTTGGTGTGGACGACAAGGTGTACCTGCTCAGCCAGAACGGGAAGGCTCCGGTCCTGAAGGCAGGAGGCCAATGGGAGGTTCTGGCTCTCAACGACCTTGCGGAAGAGTGTTACGCTACGCCGGCCATTGCTGACAGTCGACTCTACCTTCGCACCCGCCGGACGCTCTATTGCTTCGCTCGCCTTCCCTGA
- a CDS encoding nicotinate phosphoribosyltransferase produces MTDLYQLTMAFGYWKTGWEEKEAVFNLTFRNNPFGGGFSIACGLASVIEYLDRYSFSAEDIDYLGELTGNDGRPIFQSDFLSYLGRLKLTCEIDGFPEGALVFPHEPVLRVRGPIIQCQLLETILLNILNFQSLIATKAARVCLAAAGEPVLEFGLRRAQGSDGGLTASRAAYIGGCAGTSNLLAGKRFGIPVRGTHAHSWVMAFGSELESFEAYAKALPNNCVFLVDTYDTLEGVRNAVRVGKQLRQSGHEMVGIRLDSGNLDRLSRDAREIMDEAGFAEAVIIASNDLDEHLIASLKRRGAAVGVWGVGTRMVTADGQPAMGGVYKLSAVRGSSGDWNYKLKLSEQSVKMSIPGILQVRRFQKAGRFVGDVIYDVRFGQGSKQVLLDSSRARRERRSPAWEAGEDLLIPVWRNGKQVGQSESVDCCRQRAQEQLARLGPALKRLTRPGQYPVGLESRLHHLREGMILESNRHGSPDCG; encoded by the coding sequence TTGACCGATCTGTACCAGTTGACCATGGCCTTTGGCTATTGGAAGACAGGTTGGGAGGAGAAGGAAGCCGTATTCAACCTTACCTTCCGAAACAATCCATTTGGGGGTGGTTTTTCCATTGCCTGTGGGCTGGCCAGCGTCATTGAATACCTGGACCGATACTCCTTCAGCGCCGAGGATATCGACTATCTGGGGGAATTGACCGGCAACGATGGCCGGCCGATATTTCAATCCGACTTTCTGAGCTATTTGGGAAGACTGAAGCTGACCTGCGAGATTGACGGTTTTCCCGAAGGGGCGTTGGTCTTCCCTCACGAGCCCGTGCTGCGTGTACGCGGGCCGATCATTCAATGCCAGCTCCTGGAAACAATTCTGCTGAATATCCTCAACTTTCAATCCCTGATTGCCACCAAGGCGGCCCGGGTGTGTCTGGCAGCCGCCGGAGAGCCCGTGCTGGAATTTGGTCTCCGGAGGGCGCAGGGAAGCGATGGCGGCCTCACGGCAAGCCGGGCCGCCTATATTGGCGGCTGCGCCGGCACATCCAACCTTCTGGCCGGGAAGCGCTTTGGAATCCCGGTTCGGGGAACTCATGCCCACAGTTGGGTCATGGCCTTTGGAAGCGAGCTTGAATCTTTCGAAGCATACGCCAAGGCGCTCCCCAACAATTGCGTCTTCCTGGTGGATACCTATGACACCCTGGAGGGGGTTCGCAACGCTGTTCGGGTGGGGAAGCAGTTGCGACAATCGGGCCATGAGATGGTGGGAATTCGCCTCGATTCAGGAAACCTGGATCGGCTCAGCCGGGATGCCCGCGAAATCATGGACGAGGCGGGATTTGCCGAAGCGGTTATCATTGCCAGCAACGATCTTGACGAACACCTCATCGCCTCTCTCAAGCGACGAGGGGCAGCCGTTGGAGTTTGGGGCGTCGGAACCAGGATGGTGACGGCTGACGGACAGCCGGCAATGGGCGGAGTCTACAAGCTGTCGGCCGTTCGCGGTTCCTCGGGAGACTGGAATTACAAGCTGAAACTGTCTGAACAGTCGGTCAAGATGTCGATTCCGGGCATCCTTCAAGTCCGCCGGTTCCAAAAGGCCGGGAGGTTTGTGGGAGATGTCATCTATGACGTGCGCTTCGGTCAGGGCAGCAAGCAGGTGTTGCTGGATTCCAGCAGAGCGCGTCGGGAGCGGCGGTCTCCTGCCTGGGAAGCCGGTGAAGATCTGCTGATTCCGGTCTGGCGAAACGGGAAGCAGGTCGGTCAATCGGAGTCAGTGGATTGCTGTCGCCAACGGGCACAGGAGCAGTTGGCCCGATTGGGCCCTGCCCTGAAGCGCTTGACCCGACCCGGGCAGTATCCGGTGGGTCTCGAGTCGAGGCTTCACCATCTGAGAGAAGGGATGATCCTGGAGAGCAATCGGCATGGAAGCCCTGATTGTGGTTGA
- the pncA gene encoding bifunctional nicotinamidase/pyrazinamidase — translation MEALIVVDIQNDFIPGGALAVPGGDEVIPLVNRLQTGFGLIAATRDWHPPDHGSFAANHPGKRAGDSIMLEGLNQTLWPVHCVQDAPGADFAPGLCRDRWAKVVLKGTDPRIDSYSGFYDNGHRMATGLGDYLKEEGVSTVFVAGLATDYCVKFTALDAQGLGFETYVVRDCCRGVDLNPGDVERAVDEMRTAGVGIVDSAELGKPR, via the coding sequence ATGGAAGCCCTGATTGTGGTTGACATTCAAAATGACTTCATCCCCGGGGGGGCACTGGCCGTGCCCGGGGGAGATGAAGTGATTCCCCTGGTGAACCGGTTGCAGACAGGGTTCGGGTTGATTGCCGCCACACGGGACTGGCACCCTCCAGATCATGGAAGCTTTGCCGCCAACCATCCCGGAAAGCGTGCAGGGGACTCGATTATGTTGGAGGGGCTAAATCAGACGCTGTGGCCGGTCCATTGTGTGCAAGACGCGCCGGGAGCTGATTTTGCACCGGGACTCTGCCGAGACCGCTGGGCCAAGGTCGTTCTCAAAGGGACCGATCCCCGCATTGACAGCTACAGCGGGTTTTATGACAACGGACACCGCATGGCAACCGGCCTCGGGGACTACTTGAAGGAAGAGGGTGTGAGCACGGTGTTTGTGGCGGGATTGGCCACCGACTATTGTGTCAAGTTCACCGCGCTGGATGCTCAGGGCTTGGGTTTTGAGACCTACGTGGTCCGGGATTGTTGCCGGGGCGTCGATCTGAATCCGGGGGACGTGGAACGAGCGGTGGATGAAATGAGAACGGCAGGGGTAGGAATCGTTGACAGCGCCGAGTTGGGAAAACCTCGGTAG
- a CDS encoding tetratricopeptide repeat protein: MSLRLLCSMTLPFSLALSLPAAFPAQSSVATEAYEQGQYGTAYQLARSLADEGDVEAQVLLGRMFAWGRGVPRDQSEAVKWFRKAAEQGHGLAQSILGLRYAYGRGVPQDDSQAIEWFRRGTKRGNAVAQHNLGVMYENGKGLAKDDQQAAYWYRLAAEQGVPHAQSNLGRMYSEGRGVAQDKLEAVKWFQKAAERGLPQAMHNLGVAYLKGEGLSQDDLKAYAWIHLASQFSNRSWRTREVHQQSTDLKGRLGQRMTAKEIKKAERLSRKWRKKFARR; this comes from the coding sequence ATGAGCTTGAGACTGCTCTGCTCCATGACCTTGCCATTCTCGCTGGCTCTTTCCCTCCCTGCTGCTTTCCCGGCACAATCCTCAGTCGCCACCGAGGCTTATGAACAAGGCCAGTACGGTACCGCCTATCAGCTGGCCCGTTCTCTGGCCGATGAGGGGGACGTCGAGGCCCAGGTCCTGTTGGGACGGATGTTTGCCTGGGGGCGAGGAGTCCCCCGAGATCAGTCCGAGGCCGTGAAGTGGTTCCGGAAAGCGGCCGAGCAGGGACACGGCCTGGCCCAATCCATTCTGGGCTTGCGGTACGCCTATGGTCGCGGCGTTCCTCAGGATGACTCCCAGGCCATCGAGTGGTTTCGCCGGGGTACCAAGCGAGGCAACGCCGTCGCTCAACACAACCTTGGCGTCATGTACGAGAACGGAAAGGGGCTCGCGAAAGACGATCAACAGGCGGCTTACTGGTATCGACTGGCCGCCGAGCAGGGTGTCCCCCACGCGCAATCCAACCTGGGCCGGATGTACAGTGAGGGTCGAGGAGTCGCCCAGGACAAACTGGAAGCCGTCAAATGGTTCCAGAAAGCAGCCGAGCGGGGACTACCCCAGGCCATGCACAACCTGGGAGTGGCTTACCTCAAAGGGGAAGGTCTCTCTCAAGACGATCTGAAGGCCTATGCCTGGATCCATTTGGCGAGCCAGTTCAGCAACCGGAGCTGGCGCACCCGTGAAGTCCACCAGCAGTCGACGGACCTGAAGGGCAGATTGGGGCAACGGATGACTGCCAAGGAAATCAAGAAGGCCGAGCGCCTTTCACGAAAGTGGCGAAAGAAATTTGCCCGCAGATAG